A DNA window from Streptococcus parapneumoniae contains the following coding sequences:
- a CDS encoding helix-turn-helix domain-containing protein, with protein sequence MENFGAVLKDIRISKNFRLKDLACDKISESTISRFENGITKLSIDHFYMLLNRLGISFSEFEELVHCYYSKKECFFEELEHAVNSSDIILLQELIKKIELKQKQEKSLCNCHIKLIAEQQINRLANLPYNASKCNELIKYLLSVDNWMEYELKIFYNSVFFMNTKTISLLYRAVIKKTRHFLKTDMGTHRVIPLYLFNLELLLKNNLLDSAQFFIDDLENLLTRQGYYFEKNYLLFLKGIYLIKTNQVELGKKECSKAMRICKEYNDSVTIEKLNKTFKSDLKGFVFK encoded by the coding sequence ATGGAAAATTTTGGAGCAGTTTTAAAGGATATCCGTATTTCAAAAAATTTTCGTCTTAAAGATTTGGCTTGTGATAAGATTAGTGAGTCAACTATTTCTCGTTTCGAAAATGGGATTACAAAATTATCTATTGATCATTTTTACATGTTGTTAAATCGCCTGGGGATATCATTTTCGGAATTTGAAGAATTAGTTCATTGCTATTATTCCAAAAAAGAATGCTTTTTTGAAGAATTGGAACATGCTGTAAACTCTTCAGATATCATTTTGTTACAAGAACTAATAAAGAAAATAGAGCTAAAACAAAAGCAGGAAAAAAGTTTATGCAATTGTCACATAAAGTTGATTGCTGAGCAACAGATCAACCGGCTTGCAAATCTTCCTTACAATGCCTCTAAATGTAATGAGCTAATCAAGTATTTGCTTTCTGTAGATAATTGGATGGAGTATGAACTGAAAATTTTCTATAATTCGGTGTTTTTTATGAACACTAAAACCATAAGCTTACTATATAGAGCGGTAATCAAGAAAACACGACATTTTTTAAAAACAGATATGGGAACACATAGAGTAATTCCTTTATATTTATTTAATTTAGAATTATTATTAAAAAATAATTTGTTAGATAGCGCTCAATTTTTTATAGATGATTTAGAAAATTTACTGACCAGACAAGGATATTATTTTGAAAAGAATTATTTGCTTTTTTTAAAAGGTATTTATCTCATAAAAACGAATCAAGTAGAGTTAGGTAAAAAAGAATGTTCCAAAGCTATGAGAATATGTAAGGAATATAATGATAGTGTCACAATAGAGAAATTAAACAAGACCTTTAAATCAGATTTAAAAGGATTTGTTTTTAAATAA
- a CDS encoding ABC transporter ATP-binding protein, whose amino-acid sequence MSLLAFENVSKSYGATPALENVSLEIPAGKIVGLLGPNGSGKTTLIKLINGLLQPDQGRVLINDMDPSPATKAIVAYLPDTTYLNEQMKVKEALTYFKTFYKDFNLERAHHLLADLGIDENSRLKKLSKGNKEKVQLILVMSRDARLYVLDEPIGGVDPAAREYILNTIINNYSPTSTVLISTHLISDIEPILDEIVFLKDGKVVRQGNVDDIRYESGESIDQLFRQEFKA is encoded by the coding sequence ATGTCATTACTAGCATTTGAAAATGTATCCAAATCATATGGAGCAACACCAGCCCTTGAAAATGTTTCCCTTGAGATTCCAGCTGGAAAAATCGTTGGTCTTCTTGGTCCAAACGGCTCAGGGAAAACAACCTTGATTAAACTAATCAATGGCCTCTTACAACCAGATCAAGGACGCGTCCTTATCAACGACATGGACCCAAGCCCAGCAACCAAGGCTATCGTAGCTTATTTGCCGGATACGACCTATCTCAATGAGCAAATGAAGGTCAAAGAAGCCCTAACCTACTTCAAGACCTTCTATAAAGATTTCAATCTTGAACGCGCCCATCATCTACTTGCAGACCTTGGCATTGATGAAAATAGTCGTCTCAAGAAACTATCAAAAGGAAACAAGGAAAAGGTACAACTGATTTTGGTTATGAGCCGTGATGCTCGTCTCTACGTTTTAGACGAACCCATTGGTGGGGTAGACCCTGCTGCCCGTGAGTATATCCTCAATACCATTATCAACAACTACTCACCAACTTCTACCGTTTTGATTTCTACCCACTTGATTTCTGATATCGAACCAATCTTGGATGAAATTGTCTTCCTAAAAGACGGAAAAGTCGTCCGTCAAGGAAATGTAGATGACATTCGCTATGAGTCGGGTGAATCCATTGACCAACTCTTCCGTCAGGAATTTAAGGCTTAA
- a CDS encoding GntR family transcriptional regulator: MSWTFDNKKPIYLQIMEKIKLQIVSHTLEPNQQLPTVRELASEAGVNPNTIQRALSDLEREGFVYSKRTTGRFVTEDKELIAQSRKQLSEEELEHFVSSMTHFGYEKEELPGVVGDYIKGV; the protein is encoded by the coding sequence ATGTCCTGGACATTTGACAACAAAAAACCCATCTATTTACAGATTATGGAGAAAATCAAGCTTCAGATTGTTTCCCATACACTGGAACCCAATCAACAACTTCCAACCGTGCGAGAGCTAGCTAGCGAGGCTGGTGTCAATCCCAACACCATCCAAAGAGCCTTGTCAGACCTTGAACGAGAAGGATTTGTCTACAGTAAGCGCACAACTGGACGATTTGTGACTGAGGATAAGGAGCTAATCGCCCAATCGCGCAAACAATTATCCGAAGAAGAATTGGAACACTTCGTTTCCTCCATGACCCATTTTGGCTATGAAAAAGAAGAACTACCAGGCGTAGTCGGCGATTATATTAAAGGAGTTTAA